From Paenibacillus sp. GP183, one genomic window encodes:
- a CDS encoding ABC transporter permease subunit, with the protein MTWYFKALGKRKLVEFIILVVFVVFFMGPLLNLLLLAFTGRWQYPAALPQSWSFSWWQFVLSKPEVIHSIGLSFLIATIVTALSIVICIPAAYAFARIRFPLSKYFLFSFLLTQAFPKMGLYVSIAVLFYKIGLINTFMGVVLIHIVNTLMFMTWIPSAAFRNVHKAQEESARDVGASPFRVFWNITFPMALPGITVASIFTFLHSLDEAQGTYLVGIPDFRTMPVVMYSIISDYPSTAGAVFSIILTLPTIVLLLAAQRFVSADVMSSGFQMK; encoded by the coding sequence ATGACATGGTATTTTAAAGCGCTGGGCAAACGCAAGCTGGTCGAGTTTATCATACTTGTTGTATTTGTCGTTTTCTTTATGGGGCCTTTATTAAATCTATTGTTGTTAGCGTTTACAGGAAGATGGCAGTACCCTGCAGCTCTTCCGCAGTCCTGGTCATTTAGCTGGTGGCAGTTTGTACTCTCTAAGCCAGAGGTCATTCATTCGATTGGTCTTTCGTTTTTGATTGCTACTATTGTAACCGCTTTATCGATCGTTATTTGTATACCGGCTGCTTATGCTTTTGCCAGAATCCGGTTTCCGCTCAGCAAATACTTTTTATTTTCATTTTTGCTGACTCAAGCTTTTCCGAAAATGGGATTGTACGTATCGATTGCTGTTTTGTTTTACAAAATCGGCTTAATCAACACATTTATGGGTGTTGTTTTGATTCATATTGTGAATACCTTGATGTTCATGACATGGATACCATCGGCAGCTTTCCGGAATGTCCATAAAGCCCAGGAAGAGTCAGCGAGAGATGTAGGTGCCAGCCCCTTTCGCGTATTTTGGAACATTACATTCCCAATGGCCTTACCGGGAATCACGGTGGCTTCCATTTTTACATTCCTTCACTCTTTAGATGAGGCTCAAGGCACGTATCTGGTCGGGATCCCGGATTTTCGCACAATGCCGGTTGTCATGTATTCCATCATATCTGACTACCCAAGCACTGCAGGTGCCGTCTTCTCCATTATCTTGACTTTACCTACGATTGTTTTGCTGCTTGCTGCACAAAGATTTGTCTCTGCTGACGTGATGTCGAGCGGATTCCAAATGAAATAA
- a CDS encoding ABC transporter permease subunit — protein MTKNVKQGIFGLLLVIPSFLILCFVVIIPIFLAINESFKNDDGQYTMEYYIYLFTDKVMTQNIMFTLKLTIISVILVLLIGYSLAVYMRFSGGTIVKWIKRMYMIPMFIPSVIASYGIINMYGNHGWLSRILTLMGTEAFPKIIFDYKGIILANLWFNIPFTTMLLSSALSGIPNAIIESAKDVGASRLQIFYKFILPLSYRTMWVAVTFIFMGIIGGFTAPYLLGPNSPQVLGVAMRQIFSVYQETQLASANAVFMFVLCSIMGYFYIRTMIKDDKLSSHS, from the coding sequence ATGACCAAAAATGTAAAACAAGGGATCTTTGGTCTCTTGCTTGTCATCCCCTCATTCCTTATCTTATGTTTTGTCGTTATTATTCCAATCTTTCTTGCGATTAACGAAAGCTTTAAAAATGATGACGGTCAGTACACCATGGAATATTACATTTACCTTTTTACAGATAAGGTCATGACTCAAAACATTATGTTCACCCTTAAGCTGACGATCATATCTGTTATTCTGGTGCTTCTGATCGGATACTCTCTCGCCGTTTATATGAGATTTAGCGGAGGGACTATAGTTAAATGGATCAAAAGGATGTACATGATTCCCATGTTTATCCCTTCCGTCATTGCTTCCTATGGGATCATCAATATGTATGGCAACCATGGTTGGTTGTCTCGCATTTTGACATTGATGGGCACTGAAGCTTTCCCTAAAATAATTTTTGATTATAAAGGCATTATTTTAGCTAATCTTTGGTTCAATATACCGTTTACAACCATGCTCCTGTCATCCGCTCTGTCGGGTATTCCCAATGCGATTATTGAAAGCGCGAAGGATGTAGGAGCAAGCCGCCTCCAAATCTTTTACAAGTTCATTTTGCCGCTTTCCTATCGAACAATGTGGGTCGCTGTCACCTTTATCTTCATGGGTATCATTGGCGGTTTTACAGCGCCTTATCTGCTCGGGCCGAACTCTCCGCAAGTACTGGGAGTTGCTATGCGGCAAATTTTCTCAGTCTATCAGGAAACGCAGCTGGCAAGTGCCAATGCAGTCTTTATGTTCGTCTTGTGCTCCATTATGGGTTATTTCTACATTCGTACCATGATAAAAGATGATAAGCTCTCAAGTCATTCTTAA
- a CDS encoding extracellular solute-binding protein → MVGLKKGVSLALASMLIASALAGCGSTGAKTASSKKQDEFSFYFTGSLNVKNLWETLVPMFEKANPNIKVKMVYIDSGTGGASTLDRIIAAKQANQKSGDVDLYEAGLSDVLKGTKNELWTSFDTKKIPNLSKIDENKWKNLKGEGIPYRASAVILAYNSAKVKTPPKTANDLYDWIRKNPGRFAYNDPSTGGSGDSFVQTAIYNFLPPEATTNSDPSMMSQWDKGFALLKELHPYMYQKGVYPKKNQGTLDLLNNGEVDMIPAWSDQALEALDKKLLPDTIKMTQIDPSFTGGPTYLMAPKLSEHQDSVATFLNFVLTPDAQKVIVEKMFGYPGIKWDEMPQELKTKFKDVAGGYRTFSLGDLGKEIQKRWQKDVAGQ, encoded by the coding sequence ATGGTCGGATTAAAAAAGGGCGTCAGTTTGGCTTTAGCTTCAATGTTAATAGCAAGCGCTTTGGCAGGCTGCGGCTCTACGGGAGCCAAGACAGCATCGTCTAAAAAGCAAGACGAATTTTCGTTTTATTTCACAGGTTCTCTTAACGTGAAAAATCTTTGGGAAACCCTAGTTCCCATGTTTGAGAAAGCAAATCCGAATATTAAGGTTAAAATGGTTTATATTGACTCAGGTACAGGCGGGGCATCTACACTTGACCGCATCATTGCCGCCAAACAAGCCAATCAAAAATCCGGCGATGTAGATCTTTATGAAGCAGGTCTGAGTGATGTGCTCAAGGGTACCAAAAATGAGCTTTGGACGTCTTTTGATACCAAAAAGATACCTAACCTTAGTAAAATTGATGAGAACAAATGGAAGAATTTGAAAGGAGAAGGAATTCCTTATCGTGCTTCCGCGGTTATTCTGGCTTATAACAGTGCGAAGGTCAAGACCCCTCCAAAAACGGCAAATGATTTGTATGATTGGATCCGTAAAAACCCGGGCCGATTTGCGTATAATGATCCTTCTACCGGTGGTTCCGGCGACTCGTTTGTGCAGACGGCTATTTATAACTTCCTGCCGCCGGAGGCTACTACAAATTCAGATCCTTCCATGATGAGCCAATGGGATAAAGGCTTTGCACTGTTAAAGGAACTTCATCCATATATGTACCAGAAAGGCGTCTATCCGAAGAAAAACCAGGGAACGCTTGACCTGCTCAATAATGGAGAGGTGGATATGATTCCGGCATGGTCAGATCAGGCCTTAGAGGCATTAGACAAAAAGCTCCTGCCCGATACAATCAAAATGACACAAATTGATCCTTCCTTCACAGGCGGACCTACCTATTTGATGGCTCCTAAGCTTTCTGAACATCAAGATTCTGTGGCGACATTCCTTAATTTCGTATTAACACCGGATGCACAAAAAGTAATCGTTGAAAAAATGTTCGGATATCCGGGAATCAAGTGGGATGAGATGCCTCAAGAATTGAAAACCAAGTTTAAAGATGTAGCGGGAGGATATCGCACATTCAGCCTTGGGGACTTGGGCAAGGAGATTCAGAAGCGCTGGCAAAAGGATGTTGCTGGACAATGA
- a CDS encoding ABC transporter ATP-binding protein, producing MIQLSIQNLTKRYKTGEGVSNISLDVKKGELVTLLGPSGCGKTTLLRSIGGFLEPDSGDIQIEGKSVLNLPPEKRPTGMVFQGYNLWPHMNVYNNLAFGLKIRKKNNNEIEQAVKRVLDLVRLPGSQKKFPSELSGGQQQRVAVARAFLLEPAVLLLDEPFSALDAKLRHEMREELRDIQSATGLTMVFVTHDQEEALSISDQIVVMNSGLVEQIATPQEIYDHPRSLFVAQFIGKMNFIKGRVDGNKVYVKHLEFPNAQNLEGDVTVAVRPEDISLKPENGLPATIRQVMVLGHYAEVSFETESGLIKAFLPRDSVKDLVPGQSAGLSFTKALSYKTT from the coding sequence ATGATTCAGCTATCGATTCAAAATCTCACGAAACGCTATAAGACAGGAGAAGGAGTTTCGAACATATCCCTGGATGTCAAAAAAGGGGAGTTGGTCACTTTACTTGGACCCTCGGGCTGCGGCAAGACAACCTTGCTCCGAAGCATTGGAGGCTTTCTGGAGCCGGATTCTGGAGATATTCAGATCGAAGGCAAAAGCGTCCTTAACCTACCGCCCGAAAAGCGTCCAACCGGTATGGTGTTTCAAGGCTATAACCTTTGGCCCCATATGAATGTATACAATAACCTTGCCTTTGGCTTGAAAATCCGCAAGAAAAATAACAATGAAATTGAACAAGCGGTTAAACGCGTGCTGGACTTGGTTCGTCTTCCGGGATCTCAGAAGAAATTTCCTAGTGAGCTGTCCGGTGGCCAGCAGCAGCGTGTTGCCGTAGCTAGAGCTTTCTTGCTCGAGCCAGCGGTTTTGCTGCTGGATGAGCCTTTCTCGGCGCTGGATGCCAAGCTACGCCACGAGATGCGCGAGGAACTGCGTGATATCCAGTCCGCCACTGGTTTAACCATGGTATTCGTCACGCATGATCAAGAGGAAGCGCTATCCATTTCTGACCAAATAGTGGTGATGAACTCGGGACTGGTTGAGCAAATTGCGACGCCGCAGGAAATCTATGATCACCCTCGTTCTCTTTTCGTAGCCCAATTTATTGGCAAGATGAACTTTATCAAAGGGAGGGTGGATGGCAATAAAGTCTATGTGAAGCACTTGGAATTTCCGAATGCCCAGAATCTGGAGGGGGATGTGACGGTCGCTGTTCGGCCCGAGGATATATCCTTGAAGCCCGAGAACGGACTTCCGGCGACCATTCGTCAAGTAATGGTTTTGGGGCATTATGCCGAGGTTTCTTTTGAAACCGAGAGCGGATTGATAAAAGCATTTCTGCCTCGCGACTCTGTAAAAGATTTGGTTCCGGGACAATCAGCAGGATTGTCATTTACCAAAGCACTCTCATACAAGACAACCTAA